From Schizosaccharomyces pombe strain 972h- genome assembly, chromosome: II, the proteins below share one genomic window:
- the gfh1 gene encoding gamma tubulin complex GCP4 subunit Gfh1, translating to MLHEIILLLAGNTSGLFIEKNGQILLHPSVQPLHPGERELINDIVSLASKRKRIERYIEIFDEDLIQQNQFLLKALRLLLSKKLFLYDESLANLERMIISSDPYFVGSGKFVSLAQLEAHLADWKETLSSLLVLQGNISQCLSVASTFQKLHNMYMGSTHLNFKKLVLECECAFQKTWLDELVQYLVNDSGDDSFKCSFLCGDTKDFVSCSNNVPFLTQDIVNCLVSIRTCMLNAKKCFTDAFCEILRCFYRLVYEMPLPLTKSSVTKLADEMFTLVSEKIIFQLASFHQIFDLVKMLEMVMLLENVEFLPTLSEMFRDVRGEYCSSNDVQGVVIDDILPVVLRKTISLLDLATEYGECVSFLKLVSIFDEEDEMIRSENRKIDVEGLNMQLLLCLKWPFNLFMDKNALNVYSDLWILLGSLHLSITKIKSLFYERKEYTAKGISQPWTQLWVTLWFLSSLQYYAYECVIKPSYCKLRESLTELYRTQKLRMQDCSQLHALTLTYAKKMLFFYDDDLHISLNSIYHELSLFRSQEVSKVDCQLAAHVSHSIECIRQKENDPSYDREIINALIVQLNL from the coding sequence ATGTTGCATGAGATTATTTTGTTGCTCGCAGGGAATACTTCTGGCCTGTTTATTGAGAAAAATGGTCAAATACTACTGCATCCATCTGTTCAACCATTACACCCTGGTGAACGAGAATTAATTAATGACATAGTATCTTTGGCaagtaaaaggaaaaggatAGAACGatatattgaaatttttgatgaagatTTGATTCAGCAAAACCAGTTTCTTCTTAAAGCTCTTAGACTTCTGCtttcgaaaaaattatttctttatgaTGAAAGTCTAGCTAATTTAGAGCGGATGATTATATCCAGCGATCCTTATTTTGTAGGTTCCGGAAAATTCGTATCCTTGGCGCAATTAGAAGCGCATTTAGCAGATTGGAAAGAAACTTTATCTAGTCTGCTAGTACTTCAAGGTAATATTTCTCAATGCTTGAGTGTAGCTTCTACGTTTCAAAAGCTGCATAATATGTATATGGGCTCTACTCatttgaattttaaaaagctgGTTTTAGAGTGTGAATGTGCTTTTCAGAAGACTTGGCTTGACGAATTAGTGCAGTATTTGGTAAATGATTCCGGCGATGACAGCTTCAAATGTTCGTTTTTATGCGGTGATACTAAAGATTTTGTATCTTGTAGCAATAATGTCCCTTTTTTGACCCAAGACATCGTTAATTGCTTAGTTTCAATACGAACGTGTATGCtcaatgcaaaaaaatgtttcaCAGACGCTTTCTGTGAAATTCTTAGATGTTTCTACAGACTGGTATATGAAATGCCTTTGCCTTTAACGAAATCTTCAGTGACAAAATTAGCAGATGAAATGTTCACTCTGGTatcagaaaaaataatatttcaattagCTTCGTTTCATCAGATTTTCGATTTGGTAAAAATGCTAGAGATGGTGATGTTACTTGAAAATGTTGAGTTTCTTCCAACATTATCTGAAATGTTCAGAGACGTTCGTGGTGAATATTGCAGTTCAAATGACGTTCAAGGGGTAGTAATTGATGATATTTTACCCGTTGTTTTAAGGAAAACTATTTCTTTACTTGATCTCGCTACTGAATATGGAGAATGTGTAtcttttctaaaacttGTAAGTAtctttgatgaagaagatgaaatgatTCGCTCTGAGAATCGTAAAATCGATGTAGAGGGACTCAATATGCAACTGTTATTGTGTTTAAAATGGCCGttcaatttgtttatggataaaaatgctttaaatGTGTATTCCGATTTATGGATACTACTAGGTTCTTTACACTTAAGTATAACTAAAATCAAATCCCTTTTTTACGAAAGAAAGGAGTATACTGCCAAAGGTATTTCTCAACCATGGACTCAATTGTGGGTGACTTTATGGTTCTTATCATCTTTACAATATTATGCCTACGAATGTGTTATAAAGCCGTCATATTGTAAATTACGGGAATCTCTTACTGAGTTATATAGAACACAAAAGTTACGTATGCAAGACTGTTCTCAATTGCATGCTTTAACGTTGACTTACGCTAAGAaaatgttgtttttttacgatGATGATTTACACATTTCTTTAAACTCGATTTACCATGAGCTTTCTTTATTTCGTAGTCAAGAAGTTTCGAAAGTTGACTGTCAGTTAGCTGCTCACGTATCTCATTCGATTGAATGCATACGacagaaagaaaatgatcCATCGTATGATAGGGAAATAATTAACGCGCTGATTGTTCAGCTTAATTTATAG
- the ubc8 gene encoding ubiquitin conjugating enzyme Ubc8, with amino-acid sequence MSSPRRRIETDVMKLLMSDYEVTLVNDNMQEFYVRFHGPSETPYSGGIWKVHVELPSEYPWKSPSIGFVNRIFHPNIDELSGSVCLDVINQTWSPMFDMINIFEVFLPQLLRYPNASDPLNGEAAALLLREPNTYYAKVRDYIARYANKEDADITLNDSSDDDTMSSIDTESGDEIAGPMDSDF; translated from the coding sequence atgtCGAGCCCAAGGCGCAGAATTGAGACGGACGTTATGAAGCTGCTGATGAGTGATTACGAGGTAACTCTTGTCAATGATAATATGCAAGAATTTTACGTTAGGTTCCATGGACCGTCTGAAACCCCTTACTCAGGTGGAATATGGAAAGTTCATGTTGAACTGCCAAGTGAGTATCCTTGGAAATCTCCAAGTATTGGATTTGTAAATCGTATATTTCATCCCAATATCGATGAGCTTAGTGGAAGTGTTTGCTTGGACGTGATAAATCAAACTTGGTCTCCAATGTTTGATAtgattaatatttttgaggTTTTTCTTCCACAGCTACTCCGTTATCCTAATGCGTCGGACCCTCTAAATGGAGAGGCAGCAGCTCTATTATTGCGAGAGCCGAATACCTACTATGCCAAGGTTCGAGATTATATCGCTCGGTATGCTAATAAAGAAGACGCTGATATAACTTTGAACGACTCTTCAGATGATGACACCATGTCTTCTATTGACACTGAATCTGGCGATGAAATTGCTGGTCCAATGGACTctgatttttaa
- the mtr3 gene encoding exosome complex component mtr3 — protein sequence MSDRKRVYGPSVSVPPYFEEPEQPVFTRTRDVDRCRKIYLKLGWATKAVGSSYFESEKIKIACTVSGPRPSKTFAFRSSAKLNCEFRLSPFSTSVRQGHVQTVEEKSYSQMIEAAISPSILLHLYPKSSIDVYIQVIESDGALATLAAAISCASSAIADANIDCIDLVTGSSVLFNPNTDEYWIDPDYVDERARAAKGSVVMGYMASLGHVTQVWERGTCSPSRLSFLTEKCIKNAKDTRLVINHALLLEKSKSEDP from the exons ATGTCAGATAGAAAGAGAGTGTATGGACCGAGTGTATCCGTTCCCCCTTATTTTGAAGAGCCAGAACAACCTGTTTTCACGCGGACTCGTGATGTTGACAGATGTCGAAAAATAT ATCTAAAATTAGGGTGGGCTACTAAAGCTGTCGGTAGCAGTTATTTTGAatcagaaaaaataaaaattgcaTGCACAGTCTCTGGTCCTCGACCTAGTAAGACTTTTGCTTTTCGTTCATCAGCAAAGTTGAATTGTGAATTTAGATTATCCCCATTTTCTACTTCTGTTCGTCAGGGACATGTACAAACCGtcgaagaaaaaagctATTCCCAAATGATTGAAGCAGCAATTTCTCCAAGTATATTACTGCATTTGTATCCGAAAAGTTCTATAGACGTTTATATTCAAGTGATTGAAAGTGACGGTGCATTAGCAACATTGGCTGCTGCTATAAGTTGCGCATCAAGTGCAATAGCTGATGCTAACATCGACTGCATAGATTTGGTGACGGGCTCGAGTGTATTATTTAATCCCAATACGGATGAATATTGGATTGATCCTGATTATGTGGATGAGCGTGCAAGGGCTGCTAAAGGTTCTGTAGTTATGGGGTACATGGCTTCTCTTGGTCACGTTACTCAAGTATGGGAAAGAGGCACTTGCTCTCCGAGTCGCCTTTCGTTTTTGACGGAAAAATGCATAAAGAATGCCAAAGATACTCGGTTAGTAATTAATCATGCACTGCTACTAGAGAAGTCGAAATCCGAAGATCCTTAG
- the uba1 gene encoding ubiquitin-activating enzyme E1, whose amino-acid sequence MSNNMNIDQTDQNTIDEGLYSRQLYVLGHEAMKQMSQSNVLIIGCKGLGVEIAKNVCLAGVKSVTLYDPQPTRIEDLSSQYFLTEDDIGVPRAKVTVSKLAELNQYVPVSVVDELSTEYLKNFKCVVVTETSLTKQLEINDFTHKNHIAYIAADSRGLFGSIFCDFGENFICTDTDGNEPLTGMIASITDDGVVTMLEETRHGLENGDFVKFTEVKGMPGLNDGTPRKVEVKGPYTFSIGSVKDLGSAGYNGVFTQVKVPTKISFKSLRESLKDPEYVYPDFGKMMRPPQYHIAFQALSAFADAHEGSLPRPRNDIDAAEFFEFCKKIASTLQFDVELDEKLIKEISYQARGDLVAMSAFLGGAVAQEVLKATTSKFYPLKQYFYFDSLESLPSSVTISEETCKPRGCRYDGQIAVFGSEFQEKIASLSTFLVGAGAIGCEMLKNWAMMGVATGESGHISVTDMDSIEKSNLNRQFLFRPRDVGKLKSECASTAVSIMNPSLTGKITSYQERVGPESEGIFGDEFFEKLSLVTNALDNVEARMYVDRRCVFFEKPLLESGTLGTKGNTQVVVPHLTESYGSSQDPPEKSFPICTLKNFPNRIEHTIAWARDLFEGLFKQPIDNVNMYLSSPNFLETSLKTSSNPREVLENIRDYLVTEKPLSFEECIMWARLQFDKFFNNNIQQLLFNFPKDSVTSTGQPFWSGPKRAPTPLSFDIHNREHFDFIVAAASLYAFNYGLKSETDPAIYERVLAGYNPPPFAPKSGIKIQVNENEEAPETAANKDKQELKSIADSLPPPSSLVGFRLTPAEFEKDDDSNHHIDFITAASNLRAMNYDITPADRFKTKFVAGKIVPAMCTSTAVVSGLVCLELVKLVDGKKKIEEYKNGFFNLAIGLFTFSDPIASPKMKVNGKEIDKIWDRYNLPDCTLQELIDYFQKEEGLEVTMLSSGVSLLYANFQPPKKLAERLPLKISELVEQITKKKLEPFRKHLVLEICCDDANGEDVEVPFICIKL is encoded by the exons ATGAGT AATAACATGAACATTGATCAAACGGATCAAAATACTATCGATGAAGGGCTTTACTCTAGACAACT TTATGTTTTAGGCCATGAGGCTATGAAACAAATGAGTCAGTCGAATGTCTTAATCATTGGCTGCAAAGGTTTAGGCGTTGAAATAGCAAAGAACGTTTGTCTAGCAGGTGTAAAAAGCGTTACTCTTTACGATCCTCAACCTACACGCATTGAGGACTTATCATCACAATATTTTCTTACAGAAGACGATATTGGTGTTCCTCGTGCAAAAGTAACGGTATCAAAGTTAGCAGAGCTTAATCAATATGTGCCTGTTTCTGTAGTTGATGAACTTTCAACAGAGTATCTAAAAAACTTCAAATGCGTGGTTGTCACAGAAACTTCTCTTACGAAACAGCTAGAAATTAACGACTTTACACACAAAAACCATATTGCTTATATTGCTGCTGACAGCCGTGGTCTTTTTGGATCGATATTTTGTGATTTTGGTGAGAACTTTATTTGTACTGACACTGATGGAAATGAACCTTTAACTGGAATGATCGCTTCAATTACTGATGATGGAGTTGTTACCATGCTTGAAGAAACTCGTCATGGATTGGAGAATGgtgattttgttaaatttacCGAAGTGAAGGGTATGCCTGGTTTAAATGATGGCACTCCTCGTAAAGTTGAAGTGAAAGGTCCATATACCTTTTCTATCGGATCTGTTAAAGATTTAGGAAGTGCCGGTTACAATGGTGTCTTTACCCAAGTTAAAGTTCCAACCAAAATATCTTTCAAATCTCTCCGCGAATCGCTCAAGGACCCTGAATATGTATATCCTGACTTTGGTAAAATGATGAGACCTCCACAATACCACATTGCTTTCCAGGCCCTTTCAGCATTTGCCGATGCGCATGAAGGTTCATTGCCTCGACCCCGTAACGACATTGATGCAGCTGAATTTTTCGAATTTTGTAAGAAAATTGCAAGCACACTTCAATTTGATGTTGAACTCGATGAAAAACTAATTAAGGAAATTTCATACCAGGCAAGAGGTGATTTGGTTGCAATGTCCGCGTTTTTGGGCGGTGCTGTAGCACAGGAAGTGTTGAAAGCTACCACCAGTAAATTTTACCCATTGAAGCAATACTTCTATTTTGACTCCTTAGAAAGCTTGCCATCTTCTGTAACGATCAGTGAAGAAACTTGTAAACCTCGTGGCTGTCGATACGATGGGCAAATCGCTGTTTTCGGTTCGGAATTTCAAGAGAAAATAGCTTCTTTGAGTACGTTTTTGGTTGGTGCTGGCGCTATTGGATGTGAAATGCTGAAAAACTGGGCTATGATGGGTGTCGCTACTGGTGAAAGTGGTCATATTTCTGTTACTGATATGGACTCCATTGAAAAATCGAATTTGAATCGTCAATTTCTCTTTCGTCCTCGTGACGTCGGAAAGCTGAAGTCCGAATGTGCTTCTACCGCTGTTTCAATCATGAATCCTTCATTGACTGGTAAAATAACTTCATATCAAGAACGTGTTGGACCAGAAAGCGAAGGCATATTTGGCGATGaattctttgaaaagttaTCTTTAGTCACGAATGCTTTGGATAACGTCGAAGCTCGAATGTATGTTGACCGCCGTTGTGTATTTTTCGAAAAGCCATTATTAGAGTCTGGTACTTTGGGTACTAAGGGTAATACGCAAGTTGTTGTACCTCATCTTACAGAGTCGTACGGATCATCCCAAGACCCTCCTGAAAAGTCATTTCCTATCTGTACTTTGAAGAACTTTCCTAACCGTATTGAGCACACCATTGCATGGGCTCGCGATCTCTTTGAAGGCTTGTTTAAACAGCCTATCGATAACGTTAATATGTACCTTAGTTCTCCTAACTTTTTGGAAACTTCATTGAAAACGAGTAGTAACCCCCGTGaagttttagaaaatattaGAGATTATCTTGTTACGGAGAAGCCTCTTTCATTTGAGGAATGTATTATGTGGGCCCGTTTGCAGTTTGATAAGTTCTTTAACAACAACATTCAGCAAttacttttcaatttccCTAAGGATTCTGTAACCTCCACTGGCCAACCGTTTTGGTCTGGTCCTAAGCGTGCCCCTACTCCATTATCTTTTGATATTCACAACCGTGAGCATTTTGACTTCATAGTTGCAGCAGCCAGTCTTTATGCATTCAACTACGGCCTTAAGAGTGAGACAGACCCAGCTATTTACGAACGCGTTCTTGCTGGCTACAATCCTCCTCCCTTTGCTCCCAAGTCTGGTATTAAAATTCAAGtcaatgaaaatgaagaagctCCCGAAACCGCTGCTAATAAAGATAAACAAGAACTGAAATCGATTGCTGACAGTCTACCACCTCCATCCTCTCTTGTGGGTTTTAGACTAACTCCGGcagaatttgaaaaggaCGATGACTCTAATCATCACATTGACTTTATAACGGCTGCATCAAATTTGCGTGCCATGAATTACGACATCACACCTGCGGATAGGTTTAAGACGAAGTTTGTTGCCGGTAAAATTGTACCAGCCATGTGTACATCAACTGCTGTCGTTTCAGGACTTGTATGTCTTGAGCTTGTTAAACTTGTTGATGGCAAAAAGAAGATCGAGgaatataaaaatggatttttCAACCTTGCTATAGGGCTCTTTACATTTTCTGATCCTATTGCTTCTCCGAAAATGAAAGTCAATGGTAAAGAAATCGACAAAATCTGGGATCGCTACAATCTCCCGGACTGCACACTTCAAGAGCTTATTGATtatttccaaaaagaagaggGGTTGGAAGTGACCATGCTTTCATCTGGAGTTTCTCTTTTGTATGCTAATTTCCAACCACCTAAGAAACTTGCTGAAAGGTTGCCTCTCAAAATTTCTGAATTGGTTGAGCAAATTACTAAGAAAAAACTAGAACCTTTCCGGAAACACTTGGTGCTTGAAATTTGCTGTGATGATGCCAACGGTGAAGACGTTGAAGTTCCATTTATTTGTATCAAGTTGTAA